Genomic window (Streptosporangium brasiliense):
CCGGCCGATCATGGGCCTGGCCGCGGAAAGGTCCGCGTTCCTGCGCTCGCTCCGGGACGACGCCCGGTCGCTTGACGAGGCGATGGCCGTACGCATGGCGGAACGTCCCGACGACGGGCTCGCCGAGTTCCCCCGCTTCTTCGGCGACCGGAGCTCGGTCTCCCTGTCGGGCGCGACGACCACGCCGTGCGTCCTGTGCGGGCGGACGGCGTGGCAGTACCGGCGTCGCGGGTTCAGCGTGTGTGTCCCCGACACCACCGCGCACGTCTGCCTGAGCTGCGGCCCGGTCGGATACACGATGGACGGCGGGGTACGGCTCGACGCGGACGCCGCCCCGGCCGTCTTCGCCGGGGCGGCGTTGCGCATCGAGGCCACGGTCGAGCCGGCGCGGCCGGGGCCGGTGCAGGTGGGCGTGATCGTCCCCTGGAGCCTCCGTGCCCAGATATCCCCGGCGCTGCACGGTGTACGGCTCGGCCGACGGGAGCGCCGGAGCGTCCTGTTCGACATACGTCTCGACCCGTCGGCGCCGCCGCAGGAGCACCACTTCACGGTCTTCGGCGTTCAGGATCTCGCGATCTCCCTGTTGCGTTGTCCCTTCGCCGTCCTGCCACCCGAGGAGGCATAGGTGGACAGCACCCTCCACGCGGAGGTGGCCCGCCGGGCAAGGGAGCGGCCGGACCATCCGGCGCTGGTCGAGCGGGGAGTGACCGTCAGCTACCGCACCCTCGACCGGGCGGCTGACTTCTTCGCGTCGCTCCTCACCGACCTGGGCGTCGGCCCCGGGAGCACGGTCCCCGTCATCCTTCCCCGGTCCGCGCGTCTGGTCGTCGTCCAGCTCGCACTGCTGAAGTGCGGGGCGGCCTACTCCGTGCTCGATCCAGGATGGCCCGCCGAGCGGCTGGAGTCGCTCGTCGGGCGCCTGCCGTCGCCTCTGGCCGTTGCGGACTCGCAGGCACACGGGTTCCCCGTCTGGACCCCGCCCCAGGAGTCACCGCGGGAATCCGCGGGCCGTGCGGCAGCCCCGCCACAGCGGGGCGCCGACGGCGCCACACCCGCGATGGTCATCTTCACCTCAGGGACCACCGGGGTGCCCAAAGCGGTGGTTCTGCCGCACCGGGCGGCGCTGCGCCTGTTCCGCGGAGACAGCCCGGCCTCTTTCGGCCCCGGCCACGTCATGCCGCAGGTGTCGAACGCGGCATGGGACATGTACGCCCTGGAGGTCTGGGGAACTCTGGTCGCGGGAGGAACCTGTCTCGTCCCGGACGACCGGATCTTCCTCCCGGAGACCCTGCGCGCCGCCGTCACCGAGCACGGCGCGAACACGGTGCACATGCCGACCGCTCTGTTCAACCTGTTCGTCGATGTGGACCACAGCTGCTTCGCCGGCCTGCGGACGGTTCTCGTCAGCGGTGAGGCGATGTCCGGCGCCCACGCCGCCAGGTTCATCCGGGCCCATCCGGGGATTGCGCTGGTGAACTGCTACGGCCCCGTCGAATGTTGCATGTTCGTCTCTTCCCACCAGGTCTCCGCGCGGGACTGCGACGCCTCCGGCGGCGTTCCTCTGGGTACGGCGGCGCCGGGCACACGGATCTTCGTGATGGCCGGCGACGAGGTGTGCCCCTCCGGGAAAGAGGGCGAGATCTGCGTGGCCGGTGACGGCCTGGCCGTGGGTTACCTGGGACAGGACGGACTGACCGCGGAGCGGTTCCGCACCGTGTCGATCGAAGGTGCGCCGACGCGGGTGTACCGCACCGGCGACCAGGGACGCGTGGACGGCGACGGCAACCTGCGCTACCTCGGCCGCAGGGACCGCCAGGTGAAGCTCCGCGGCTTCCGGGTCGAACCCGCCGAGGTGGAGCATGCCGCCCGCTCGGTGCCGGGCGTTCTCAACTGCGCCGCGGTGCCGATCCGCGGAGCGGACGGCAGCTACCAGTCCATGGCGCTGGCCTACACGTCCGGCTCGAAGGGCGTGACCGACTCCGCGGACCCGCTCGGAGTGCGCTCGGCCCTGGCCGAGGTGCTCCCCGAGTATCTGGTGCCGACGCATGCGGTGGCCGTCGACGCTCTGCCCCTGACGCCGAACGGAAAGTTGGACCGGGCCGCCCTGGAGGCCTGGGGAAGCACGCATTTCAGGAGGAACAACCATGACTGAGCGCCATCCCCGCCTGCTGATCGTGGGACTGGATCGGTATACCCTCGACGCCTGTGTCCGCCTGGGCGTGGCCGCCGTCGTCGTCTGCGGCGCGGCCAGCTGGGACGACGGGCTCATAACCATCCCCTCCGAGCTCTCCGTGCTCAGGGTCGACGATCAGAGCAACGTCGAAGCCGTGCTGATGGCGCTGCGCCGGGCCGGGCTGGGCGCCGACGACTTCGACGCTCTACACACCTCCGACGAGTACTCCATGGTCTCGGCGAGCATCCTGGCCCGCCATCTCGGTCTGCCGTGCCTCGATCCGGAGGCGGCGGTGCGCTTCCGCGACAAAAGCCTGCAGAAGGCCGCGGTGCGCGACGCCGGTCTGCCCGCAGCACGGTGTGTGGTCGTGGAGGATGTCCTCTCCGTCTCCGGCCTCGAGGAGCTGCCCTTCGAACCCGCCGTGCTCAAGCCGGTGGCCGGTGCCGCGACTGCCCTCACCTCGGTGGTCGAGAACGTCGATGATCTCCGGGCCCAGAGTGAGGAGTACGGACGGAAGAAGATCAGCCAGCGCACCTTCGTGCTGGAGGAGTACGTCGCCGGCGACGAGTGGTTCGTGGACGGGATCGTCCACGGCGGGGAACTGCTGTTCTGCGCCGTGGGCGCCTACGGGGACCCGTGCCTGACCGCCATCCAGAGCGGGAAGCCCCTCTGGCTGCGCCACTTCGACCCGGTCGGGGAGAGCTGGGTATACGAGAAGGCACAGGGCTTCGTGGAATCCGCGCTCGGAGCACTCGGGCTTCAAGACGGGTCATTCCACATGGAGCTCTTCCACGACCGATCGTCCGGAGTGCTGACGTTCGGCGAATGCGGCGCCCGTCGCGGGGGCGCGCTGATCCACGAGCAGATCCAGGCGAAGTTCGGGGTGAACATCGCCGAGTGCGCCGTCCAGATCGCCCTCGGACGCCGTCCCGAGATCGAGGCCAAAGTCAGGCCGGAGGTCTTCGGGGGCACCTACCTGCCCGGACGTCCGGGGACGTTGCTCGACTGCCCCACGCCGGCCGACCTCCTCGCTCTGCCGTACGTCGAGTTCGTCCGGATCGAGCACCCGGTCGGCACGCACTTCGCGGCCGGTCCGGCCAACACCAGTCAAAGGGTCGGGCAGTTCATGGTCGTGGCGGACTCGATCGAGCAGCTCACCGAACGCTTCGAGGACGTCAGACGTTGGTTCGACGAGCGCCTCTGGGTGCTTCCCGAGGAGCTGCCGACCAGAGGCAGGCGGGACTTCCAGCGGGAATGGCGGCCGACCGCCGACTTCAGGGACACTCTGTGGCGGTGACGGCCGTCCTGCTCCCGGCCGACAGGGGCCAGCGGGTGGTCGCGATGACGTCCTTCGTGCACAGCTTCGGCTCGGGACTGTTCATCGCGGCCGGCGCGCTCTTCTTCACCCGGGTCGTCGGCCTTCCCGCGCCGCAGGTGGCCGGCGGACTGTTCGCGGCGGCGATGACAGGGCTGGTCGCGGGTGTGTATGTCGGACACCTGGCGGACCGGTGGGGGCCGAAGCGCGTCCAGATCGGGGTGGCGGTCTGCGGAACGGTGGTGAACACCGGTCTGCTGCTGGTCGACACGTTCTGGACCTACCTTCTGGTCTCCATGCTGTCCGGTGCCGTGATCGCGGGGAGCTGGTCGACGCTGGCCCCGCTCGTGCGCGGTTTCGGCGGGCCGACACCGGCCGTCTTCCGCGGTTATCTGCGGTCTGTGGGCAATCTCGCGATAGCGCTCGGCGCGGTGGCGGCGGGCTTCGCCATCCAGTTGGACACCAGGGCGGCCTTCCTGACCGTCATGATCTGCCGGTCGCTGACCTATCTGATCTCCGGGCTGATCCTCCTGTGGCTTCCGCCCTTCACCCTCGAAGGCTCCGGCGGCGCCGACCGCGGCTGGGCGGCTCTGCGTGACCGCACCTATCTGGCCGCGACCGCGATCAACGCGGTGATGTCCCTGCACTTCGCAGTCCCCACGTTCCTGCTCCCGCTGTGGATCGTGGATCACACCGCCGCTCCCCGATGGACGATCTCCGCGGTACTCGTCCTCAACACGATTCTGGTGGTCGTCCTCCAGGTCCGCATCAGCCGGAACGTCGCCGATGTGCCGTCTGCAGGACGCGCGATGCGCTGGGCGGGCACGGCCCTCTGGGTGGGCATGCTCCTGATGGCGCTGGCCGAGGGAATTCCGCCCTGGTCCGGTGTTCTCCTCCTGGCGGCGGGAGTGATCGCCTACACATTGGGAGAGATCTGGCACAGCGCTGCCTCAGCCGAGTACTCCTTCGGTCTCGCGCCGATTCACGCGCAGGGCCAGTACGCGGGAGTCTTCGGCCTGGGTCATGGGCTGGCCGAAGGGGTGTCACCAGCGGTCATGAGCGCCCTCCCCCTGGCCCTGGGCCTTCCCGGCTGGCTCCTGCTCGCCACACTGTTCCTCGCCACCGGCCTGGCCTGCCGCCCCCTCATGGCCCATGTCTCCCGCCCTGTCCCCCGCCCTGTCAGATGAACGGCAGTACGGCGAGCGTCATCTCGGCGACCGAGACGGAGCCGGGTCCGGACAATGTGGACAGCTCTCCTCGGCCGGCCCACCACCGAGACGGACAGAACTCGGCGCGAGCTTGGTCGGTCTTGGACCGGCGGATGGTGACCCCCCAGGCCATCGGCGGTGGCGGGCAGCGGCGTGCGGTGATGGGTGGCGCACCAGGCGGTGAAGGTCTCCCGGTGGCGGGCGTAGGCGCGGCTGGTGTTGTCGGCCGGACCACCGGCGACACGGGCGCGGGCGGCGTCGCCGAGCTCCCGGTCGGCGGTGGTCGCCGCGATGATGTCCGCCGAGGCCGTGGTGTCAGGGGCCGGCCCCACCCGATAGGCCCTCCACTCAGGACGGGCGCGGCCCTGCCAGGAGCTCGCCGACCTGGACGACCGCGAACTCGACCTGGCCCTGGCCCTCCTCCCAGTTGGCGATCAGCGTGCAGCCCTCGTCGGCGAGCAGGTCGCCGCCCGACCGCTCGGTCCGCAGGTACATCAGCCCCTCCTCACCTTCGGTGCAGAAGAAGCTCAGGTGGGCGAACAGCTCGGGCGGCGTGAGGCCGGCCAGCGCCTCCTGCCACTCCTCGGCCGCCTCCGCCTCGAGGGGGAGGAGGCTTTCGGGGCCCGTGCCGAGCGCGGTGGCGACCCGCATCGCGTCGAAGAGCGTGCCGTCCGAGACCAGCCGCGGGTAGCAGACGGTCCAGGTGTCGCGCAGACCGGACGCGGCGAGGTCGTACCGCGCCAGCAGGGGAGCCAGGTCGCCGCCCAGGACGAGCCGGCCCGCGAAGCACGCCGCCGCGAGATCCGCCTCGAACTCCGGCGGCAGCCCGGCCTTGTCGAACTCGAAGACCGACCGGCTCGCGTCGAACTCCAGCAGCGGCTCGTCCAGGTCGAAGACCGGGCAGTCCCAGACGACCGGCTCGGCGCCGCGGAGGGCGGCCGGGTTCACCCAGGCGGTGTCCCGCGCGAAGCCGAGCTCGTTGATGAGGTTGCCGCCGAAGAACGTCGCGTAGGCGGCGTCGGCGTCGAAACTCGCCAGTGGACGGCCGAGCAGGATCTCAAAGGCGCCGGTCAGCTTTTCCAGCCACGGACCCGAAATGTTCGCGGAAACGGAGTTCATGCCGGGACCATATAGGTCGGGTCCGTCATTAGCCATGGACGCCGACTGTCACCATCCAGAGCACCGGAAATCACCCACCCGCCTACTGACCGTGCCGCCTCCGGCAGCCCTGCCGGAGGCGGCGAGGTCGCATCAGGCGACGGCGGTCCCCTCGAGCTCGACCATCAGGTCGGGGATCGCCAGCCGTGTCACCCCGAGCATCGTGGTGGACGGCGCCACCCCGGCGGCGCCCAACCGCGACGCCAGCACGCCGTAGTGCTCGAAGAGCCGATCGACGTCGGTGGTGTAGACGTTGAGCCGGACGAGGTTCGCCAGGGACATGCCGGCCTCGCCGAGCACGGCCTCCAGGTTGTCGAGGCTCAGCGCCAACTGCGCCGCCATGTCATCGGCATGCTGGGGCTTGCCGTCGCCGCTCATCGCGGTCTGCCCGGAGCAGTACAGGGTCCGGGTGTGCCCGGAGACGATCTCCCCCTGGTTGTACCCCATCTCCACCGACCACGCCCACGGGTTGACCGCCGTCCGCTCCATTGCCACATCAGCTCCATTCGATTCGTCGGGAGTACGTACGTCCATCGGCTCGGTAGCCACCATCTCTGACGTCGCGTTGACAAACCTCCCAGCAAATCACGACATCCTGTGTCGTGTATTCCTCTAAGGTTTTCGTATGCGCGCCGACCGGCTGGTCTCACTGGTGCTGCTGCTGCGGCAGCACGGTCGGCTGTCCGCGACCGCGCTGGCCCGCGAGCTGGAGGTGTCCACCCGCACCGTGCTGCGCGACATCGAGGCGCTGTCCGCAGCCGGTGTCCCGGTCTACGCCGAACGCGGCCGGCACGGCGGTTTCGCGTTGTTGCCCGGTTTCCGGACCGAGCTCACCGGACTGAACCCCGACGAGGCCCTTGCCCTGCTGGTCGCCGGATCGCGGCGCGGCGCGCAGGCATTCGGCCTCGGCTCGGCGCTCGCTTCGGCGATGCTCAAGGTGGTTGACGCGCTACCCGAAAGCTATCGGGACACCGCGGCCGGCGCGGCCGAGCGATTGCTCATCGACCCGGAGGTGGACCTCCTCTCGCGCCGGCTGGTCGCCGAGGAGGTGCCTGACGCCATAGCGGCCGAGGTCCTGCGCGCGGTGTTCGCCGGACACAAGCTGCAGATCCACTACGCGGCTGTGGACCAGACCCCGAAGTGGCGCACGGTGGACCCGATCGGCCTGGTCACCATACGCGACCGGGGCTACTTGCTGGCCACGAGGTCCGGCGCGGACCGCACCTACCGGCTGTCCCGAATCTTGGCCGCCAAGGAGCTCCCCGAACCCGCACAGCGACCGGAACGGGTCGATCTGGACCGGGCCTGGCAGGAACGCAGCACGCGGTTTCGGACCGGCGGCGACCAAGTCACCGTGCTGGTACTGATGAACCCGGAGCGGCGGGAGGAGCTGCTGGGCACCGCGCTGGCCGTCAGCGCCGAAGAAGCCGACGCAGACGGCCGGCTGCGGCTGGAGGTGACCTTCCAAGATCCGAGACACGCCGAATGGGCGCTGTGGCAGCTCAGCACGGACGCGGAAGCCCTGGCCCCGCAGTGGCTGCGCACCTCCCTGCGCAACCGCGCCACCGCGCTCGCCACCCGCTACGGAGTCTCGTCCTGAGAGTCAGTCGCCTTCCGCGGGATCGCCCAGTCCGGCGCCCAGGTCCCGGCGGCGTCGTGGCCGGCCACTGTGGCGGCGAGGTGGGCACGGAGGGTGGCCAGCGCGGGGTGCGGGTTGTCGCGGTGCCACAGGAGCGAGTGCGGGTAGACGGGCGTGGGGTCGGTCACCGGGATGCGGCGCAGGCCGTGGTCGGCGGGCCAGACGAGACGGGTCTGCTCCCCCATGAAGGTGGCCAGGGCCGGAGTGTCGGCGACGGTGTCGAGGAGCGCGTCTGAGCCGAAGTTGGGGCCGGTCGCCTCGATGGTGAGGCCGAACTCGGCGACGAGATCGTCGTAGTAGGCGGCCCACTCGGTACCGGGGACGATGCCGGGCATCCAGATCCGGTGCCCGGCGAGCTGGGTCAGGGTCACCGACCGGGCGCCCGCCAGCGCGTGGGCGGGGCCGGTGAGGAGCTGGAGCGGCTCGTCGAGCACCCGGACGGCCTCGATGTCCTCGGGAAGGGGCCGGCCGGGCACGGCGACGGCGCGGAAGGACGCGTCGATCACACCGGACCGAACGGCGGCGACGGCCGTCTCGATGTCGAACAGCATCACCACGTCGAGCTCGATCTCGGGGTGCGCGCGGTGGAAGCCGCGCATCAGGCCTGAGGCCGCGCCGCGCGAGGCGATCATGTCGACGCGCAGCGGACGGCTGCCGGTGCGGACGGACGCGACCGCGCGCTCGGCGACCCGGAGCAGTTCCCTGGCGTGGGGCAGGAACGCCTGCCCGTCGATGGTGAGCTCGGCGCCGCGCGGGGTGCGGGTGAACAGCCGTACTCCGAGGTCGCGCTCCAACGCGGCGATGCGCTTGGAGACGGCCTGCTGGGTGACCGCCAGCTCGGCGGCGGCCTCCTGGAATTGCCCCGCGTCGGCGGCGGCGACGAAGGTCCGGACGGTGTCGAGGTCCATGCGGCCACCCTATGGGTACAACCGTTGGTTGTGGCTGAGCGGCCTCACGGTTGTTTGATCCCCTGATACGGCGCGCGCTTTGATGCATGCGATCGCGGATCGGTTGTGCAGATGAGTGGCGAGGAGCGTCGGGCATGCGGAGCGGGAATCGGTTGGGGCGGCAGTTCGGATGGCTCTGGGGAGCGTACGGGACCAGCGCGCTCGGTACGTGGATCGCCTTCGGCGCGTTCCCGCTGATCGCGGTCCAGGTGCTGCATGCCGGGCCGGCGGAGGTCGCGGCGTTGTCCTCCGTGGGGGCTTTGGCGGGCGCGGCCGTGGCGGTGCCGCTCGGCCCCTGGGTGGAGTTCCGCCGCAAGCGGCCGGTGCTGATCGGGACGGACCTGGTGCGGTCCGCGGCGCTGCTGACGATCCCCGCCGCGTTCGCGCTCGGCGTGCTCTCCTTCGTCCAGCTCCTGCTGGTCTCGGCCGTCGTCGCGGCGGCCGACATCACCTTCCGCGCCACCTCCGGCGCGTACCTGAAGACGCTGCTGCCGGCCGAGGACCTGCTCGTCGCCAACGCCCGGTTCGAGTCCACGACCTGGACGACCACGATCATCGGACCACCGCTGGGCGGTGCCGCGATCGGGCTCCTCGGTCCGGTGGCGACGGTGGTGGCCGACGCGGTCAGCTACCTGCTCTCGGCCCTGGGCATCCGCGCGGCGGGCGGCCAGGAGCCGCGGCCCGAGCGCCGGGAGGCCGCGCGCATGCGGGCCGGGGACCTGCTCGACGGTTGGCGCTACATCCTCGCCGACGCGACGCTGCGTCCGCTGTTCTTCAACACCGCCTTGTTCAACGGCCTGGTGATGGCCACCGACGCGCTGCTGGCCGTCCTGATGCTCGGCCAACTCGGGTTCGCACCGTGGCAGTACGGCCTCGCCTTCGCCGCGCCCGCGGTCGGCGGGCTGCTCGGTTCGCGGCTGGCCCGACCGCTCGTCACCCGGTTCGGGCAGCACCGGGTCCTGGTCGCGGCCGGGGTGCTGCGCGCGATCTGGCCCATCGGGCTGGCCTTCCTGGGGCCGGGGACCGGAGGGCTGCTGCTGGTGATGGGCGTCGAGCTCGGGCTGATCTTCTGCTGCGGGGTCTTCAATCCCGTCTGCGCCACCTACCGCCTCGAACGCACCGCGACCGAGCGGGTCGCCCGCACGCTGTCCGCCTGGTCGGTGACGACCAAGGTCTCGACCGCGCTCCTGACGGCCGTATGGGGTGTGCTGGGCAGCCTGCTCGGCCCGCGCACGGCCATCGGCCTGGCCGGCGTGCTCCTGCTGGCGACTCCGCTGCTGCTCCCCCGACGCGCCGCGGCACCCCTCACCGAGCCGGAGCCGGCACCGAGCCGCGCCTGACGGGCCGTCACGGCCGTCACGGCCGTCACCGCGATCGGGTCGCGCACCCCTGTCGGAGCGGTCCGCCCCTCCGCGTAGGGCTCGGAGATGAGCGCGGCGGCCTTCACCGAGGCCGGTGGGGTCGCGGCACGGCAGATCGTGGCTCACGTACCCAATGTGTAGTCGGCCCCGGCGCGCGGTCTCGCGTGTCAGGGCACCCTCATCACCCAAGGAGAGAAATGACCGTCACGCCCCCGGTGCTCGACCCCCGGACGGCCGCACTGCTCGTCCTGGATTACCAGCAGGGAATCCTGGCCTCGCTCCCCGGCCTGGCCGACCCGGAAGCGCTGCTGTCACGGGTGGCCGGCGCCATCGCCGACATGCGAGCGCACGGCGCCGCCATCGCCTACGTGCGAGTCGGATTCACCGCAGCCGACTGGGCGGCGATCCCGCCGGCCAACAAGACTTTCTCCTTCCTCGGCCGGCAGCGCCTCATGCACCACGCGGATCCCGCCACAGACTTCCACCATCAGCTCGCTCCCGAGCCCGGCGACATCACCGTCCGCAAGACCCGCTACGGCGCGCTGTCGACGACAGACCTGGACCGGCAACTGCGGGATCGCGGAATCACCACCCTGGTCATCGCCGGCATCACCACCAGCGGCGCCGTACTGTCCACCGTCACTGACGCCGCCGACCGCGACTACCGGCTCTACGTCCTCTCCGACGGTGTCACCGACCCGGACCCGCAAGCCCACCAGACCCTGATGACCAGCATTTTCCCGAGAGTGGCCCACATCGTCGACACCGCCGAACTGCGCTCGCTCCTGCACGAGAGCCATCCCGATCGGGCAAAGACCGGCAGGGCATAACCGTCAATGACGATCAGCGACCGTCAGGGGGATCGCTGTCAGCGGCCGGACCTCGGTTCTGACCGCTGACGGATCATGTGTCCGCCGAGACGGTCGGACGGGTCAGCTGTGTGTGGGTCTGTCCGCTGTCGAGCAGCGCTGTCGGGCGGTGTCGGCGGTCCCCGCCGACGCGGGGGTGAGCGAGACCGCCGGCCATGTCGGGGTGTCGCGGCAGACGGTATGGTCCCGGCTGCGCCGCTGTCGGGCACCCGGCCTTTCGGGATCGGCGGACCGTGAGGTCATCACCGCGGAACGGACAGGAAAGGCCGGCCCTCCTCCCCCCTCATCATTGCCTGCCCCCAGCTCAGGACAGGGCCCTGACGCGGGCGGCCTGCTCTTCTTGGACTCTTCGGGCAGTACGCAGGAAATCGAGGACGACGGCCAGTTCGTCCGGCCCGTACTCCTGCAGCGCCCGGGCACCCGCCTGGCCGACCGGGACGAAGATCTCGGCATCGGCCGAGCGGGCGGCGTCGGTCGCGGCGACCAGGACGCGGCGGCGGTTACCCGGATCGGTGGAACGGACCACCATGCCCGCGCGCTCCAGCCGGTCGATGACCGTGGTGGTGGCCGCCGGGCTGAGCTTCAGCGCGAGGCTGATCCGGCCCGCGGGCACCGGGCCGTCGGCCAGCACCACGTCGAGACAGCGCAGGTCGGTGCGGTTGAGGCCGAGCCGGGCGGCGGCCGCCTCGTCGAAAGCGTCAAAGCTCTGCTGCAGCTGCCGCAGCTCCAGGGCGATCTCCCCGAAAACACTGTGTTTCGACATTCGAATCTTTCCGTTATCGTATATTTCGTTAATCGAAACGACGATATCATGTGCGGAGGCCTCCATGCGCTCAACCATCCTCACCGCAACCACTCCCAGCACGCGAACCGGCGACAACACTCAGATCGAAGAACTCTTCGCCGACTTCCTGGCGGCCTGGACGCCGGGTGACGCCCAGGCGTTCGGCGCGCTGTTCGCCGACGACTCCGAAACCTGGACATGATCGAGTCGGCCGACCGCCGGCGCACCCTCCTGGCGGGAATCTCCGGCCGGATACGACCCGCACCCCGGCATCAAGGATCCGCCGGTCCGACGCCGCTCCGCCGCGGCGACAGGCACCCCGGACGTTCCACGGTGACGGAGAGCAGTTGATCACTGCCGTGGTAGCGTCGCCGTGGAAGCCCGTAAGCGCTTGCCCCGGACGAGATGTGCGCCGTACCCGGCCTGCAAAGACGACGCACTCGAAGGAGACGTCATGGATGCGGGCATATCCCTGATCGATTTCACCGGAGTGACTCCGGAGCCTTGCGCGCTGGACGTCCGGTGGATTCACGGCTCACCGTCGGCCAAGCACAACACCGATCCGGACATCCAGGTCCACGCCTACGACGAGCACACGTTCATCCTGCGGCAGAACATGGCGATCAACTACGAGGCGCCGTTCCTGTTCCTGCTGTTCGGAAACGCGCGGGCGGTGTTGATCGACACCGGCGCCACGGCATCCGCCGAGTTCTTCCCCTTGCGCCGGGTGGTCGACGAGCTCGTCGCCGGCCGGCTCGCCCGCCACCCCCGGGAGGAGTACCACCTGCTGGTGCTGCACACCCACCCGCACGGCGACCACGTCGCGGGCGACGACCAGTTCGCCGGCCGCCCCGATACCACGGTGGTCGGCGCGGACCTGGTCACCGCCTGGGAGTATTTCGGGTTCAGCAAGGATCCCGACGTGGTGGCCCAGGTCGACCTGGGAGGCCGTGTGTTGGAGTGCCTGGCCACCCCGGGCCACCACGAGGCGGCGGTCACGTTCTACGACCGGTGGACCGGGCTCCTGCTCACTGGCGACACGGTCTACCCGGGCCGTCTCTACATCCAGGACTGGTCGGCCTTCGCCCGGAGCATCGACCGCCTGATCGACTTCTCCGACCGCCGGCCGGTCACCCACGTGCTCGGCTGCCACATCGAGATGACCAGGCAGCCAGGCGTGGACTACCCGATC
Coding sequences:
- a CDS encoding amino acid adenylation domain-containing protein produces the protein MDSTLHAEVARRARERPDHPALVERGVTVSYRTLDRAADFFASLLTDLGVGPGSTVPVILPRSARLVVVQLALLKCGAAYSVLDPGWPAERLESLVGRLPSPLAVADSQAHGFPVWTPPQESPRESAGRAAAPPQRGADGATPAMVIFTSGTTGVPKAVVLPHRAALRLFRGDSPASFGPGHVMPQVSNAAWDMYALEVWGTLVAGGTCLVPDDRIFLPETLRAAVTEHGANTVHMPTALFNLFVDVDHSCFAGLRTVLVSGEAMSGAHAARFIRAHPGIALVNCYGPVECCMFVSSHQVSARDCDASGGVPLGTAAPGTRIFVMAGDEVCPSGKEGEICVAGDGLAVGYLGQDGLTAERFRTVSIEGAPTRVYRTGDQGRVDGDGNLRYLGRRDRQVKLRGFRVEPAEVEHAARSVPGVLNCAAVPIRGADGSYQSMALAYTSGSKGVTDSADPLGVRSALAEVLPEYLVPTHAVAVDALPLTPNGKLDRAALEAWGSTHFRRNNHD
- a CDS encoding ATP-grasp domain-containing protein; translated protein: MTERHPRLLIVGLDRYTLDACVRLGVAAVVVCGAASWDDGLITIPSELSVLRVDDQSNVEAVLMALRRAGLGADDFDALHTSDEYSMVSASILARHLGLPCLDPEAAVRFRDKSLQKAAVRDAGLPAARCVVVEDVLSVSGLEELPFEPAVLKPVAGAATALTSVVENVDDLRAQSEEYGRKKISQRTFVLEEYVAGDEWFVDGIVHGGELLFCAVGAYGDPCLTAIQSGKPLWLRHFDPVGESWVYEKAQGFVESALGALGLQDGSFHMELFHDRSSGVLTFGECGARRGGALIHEQIQAKFGVNIAECAVQIALGRRPEIEAKVRPEVFGGTYLPGRPGTLLDCPTPADLLALPYVEFVRIEHPVGTHFAAGPANTSQRVGQFMVVADSIEQLTERFEDVRRWFDERLWVLPEELPTRGRRDFQREWRPTADFRDTLWR
- a CDS encoding MFS transporter; this encodes MTAVLLPADRGQRVVAMTSFVHSFGSGLFIAAGALFFTRVVGLPAPQVAGGLFAAAMTGLVAGVYVGHLADRWGPKRVQIGVAVCGTVVNTGLLLVDTFWTYLLVSMLSGAVIAGSWSTLAPLVRGFGGPTPAVFRGYLRSVGNLAIALGAVAAGFAIQLDTRAAFLTVMICRSLTYLISGLILLWLPPFTLEGSGGADRGWAALRDRTYLAATAINAVMSLHFAVPTFLLPLWIVDHTAAPRWTISAVLVLNTILVVVLQVRISRNVADVPSAGRAMRWAGTALWVGMLLMALAEGIPPWSGVLLLAAGVIAYTLGEIWHSAASAEYSFGLAPIHAQGQYAGVFGLGHGLAEGVSPAVMSALPLALGLPGWLLLATLFLATGLACRPLMAHVSRPVPRPVR
- a CDS encoding RidA family protein, with amino-acid sequence MERTAVNPWAWSVEMGYNQGEIVSGHTRTLYCSGQTAMSGDGKPQHADDMAAQLALSLDNLEAVLGEAGMSLANLVRLNVYTTDVDRLFEHYGVLASRLGAAGVAPSTTMLGVTRLAIPDLMVELEGTAVA
- a CDS encoding helix-turn-helix transcriptional regulator translates to MRADRLVSLVLLLRQHGRLSATALARELEVSTRTVLRDIEALSAAGVPVYAERGRHGGFALLPGFRTELTGLNPDEALALLVAGSRRGAQAFGLGSALASAMLKVVDALPESYRDTAAGAAERLLIDPEVDLLSRRLVAEEVPDAIAAEVLRAVFAGHKLQIHYAAVDQTPKWRTVDPIGLVTIRDRGYLLATRSGADRTYRLSRILAAKELPEPAQRPERVDLDRAWQERSTRFRTGGDQVTVLVLMNPERREELLGTALAVSAEEADADGRLRLEVTFQDPRHAEWALWQLSTDAEALAPQWLRTSLRNRATALATRYGVSS
- a CDS encoding LysR family transcriptional regulator; the protein is MDLDTVRTFVAAADAGQFQEAAAELAVTQQAVSKRIAALERDLGVRLFTRTPRGAELTIDGQAFLPHARELLRVAERAVASVRTGSRPLRVDMIASRGAASGLMRGFHRAHPEIELDVVMLFDIETAVAAVRSGVIDASFRAVAVPGRPLPEDIEAVRVLDEPLQLLTGPAHALAGARSVTLTQLAGHRIWMPGIVPGTEWAAYYDDLVAEFGLTIEATGPNFGSDALLDTVADTPALATFMGEQTRLVWPADHGLRRIPVTDPTPVYPHSLLWHRDNPHPALATLRAHLAATVAGHDAAGTWAPDWAIPRKATDSQDETP
- a CDS encoding MFS transporter; this encodes MRSGNRLGRQFGWLWGAYGTSALGTWIAFGAFPLIAVQVLHAGPAEVAALSSVGALAGAAVAVPLGPWVEFRRKRPVLIGTDLVRSAALLTIPAAFALGVLSFVQLLLVSAVVAAADITFRATSGAYLKTLLPAEDLLVANARFESTTWTTTIIGPPLGGAAIGLLGPVATVVADAVSYLLSALGIRAAGGQEPRPERREAARMRAGDLLDGWRYILADATLRPLFFNTALFNGLVMATDALLAVLMLGQLGFAPWQYGLAFAAPAVGGLLGSRLARPLVTRFGQHRVLVAAGVLRAIWPIGLAFLGPGTGGLLLVMGVELGLIFCCGVFNPVCATYRLERTATERVARTLSAWSVTTKVSTALLTAVWGVLGSLLGPRTAIGLAGVLLLATPLLLPRRAAAPLTEPEPAPSRA
- a CDS encoding cysteine hydrolase family protein; amino-acid sequence: MTVTPPVLDPRTAALLVLDYQQGILASLPGLADPEALLSRVAGAIADMRAHGAAIAYVRVGFTAADWAAIPPANKTFSFLGRQRLMHHADPATDFHHQLAPEPGDITVRKTRYGALSTTDLDRQLRDRGITTLVIAGITTSGAVLSTVTDAADRDYRLYVLSDGVTDPDPQAHQTLMTSIFPRVAHIVDTAELRSLLHESHPDRAKTGRA
- a CDS encoding MarR family winged helix-turn-helix transcriptional regulator, which encodes MSKHSVFGEIALELRQLQQSFDAFDEAAAARLGLNRTDLRCLDVVLADGPVPAGRISLALKLSPAATTTVIDRLERAGMVVRSTDPGNRRRVLVAATDAARSADAEIFVPVGQAGARALQEYGPDELAVVLDFLRTARRVQEEQAARVRALS